In one Thioclava sp. ES.031 genomic region, the following are encoded:
- a CDS encoding polysaccharide deacetylase — MFLNPITWPEGKRSAACVTFDIDADSLIRTARPEDAELRLQPISMGRYGPTVAVPRILETYRRLGLTQTFFMPAWVMQNYPETVETILKAGHEIGHHSWMHEDPMEHSDDREAELFERALEVHVTMTGRKPRGYRAPVYSFTPAMLNRLIEHGFLYDSSMMADELPYLVETPKGSLIEVPPHWGTDDWPPFAHFGEIDYLMPIRAPSDGIRAFAEEFDAMHEAGGFWMPVLHPFLTGRLARWREMERLLERAVEAGDVWFAPMEEIASHAKSGASTLRRERIGMEG, encoded by the coding sequence ATGTTTCTCAACCCGATCACCTGGCCCGAGGGCAAGCGCAGCGCCGCCTGCGTGACCTTCGATATCGACGCGGATTCGCTGATCCGCACGGCGCGGCCCGAGGACGCCGAATTGCGCCTGCAGCCGATCTCGATGGGCCGTTACGGGCCGACGGTCGCCGTGCCGCGCATCCTCGAGACTTATCGCCGTCTGGGGCTGACCCAGACCTTCTTCATGCCCGCCTGGGTGATGCAGAACTACCCCGAGACGGTCGAGACGATCCTGAAGGCGGGGCACGAGATCGGGCACCATTCGTGGATGCACGAAGACCCGATGGAGCATTCCGACGACCGCGAGGCGGAGCTGTTCGAACGCGCGCTTGAGGTCCATGTCACGATGACGGGCCGCAAGCCGCGCGGCTATCGCGCCCCGGTCTATTCCTTCACGCCTGCGATGCTTAACCGGTTGATCGAGCACGGGTTTCTCTATGACAGCTCGATGATGGCCGACGAGTTGCCCTATCTGGTCGAGACGCCGAAAGGCAGCCTGATCGAGGTCCCGCCGCATTGGGGCACCGACGACTGGCCGCCCTTCGCGCATTTCGGCGAGATCGACTACCTGATGCCGATCCGCGCGCCTTCCGACGGGATCCGTGCCTTCGCCGAGGAATTCGACGCGATGCACGAGGCGGGCGGGTTCTGGATGCCGGTGCTGCACCCGTTCCTGACGGGCCGTCTGGCGCGCTGGCGCGAGATGGAGCGTCTGCTGGAGCGCGCCGTGGAGGCGGGCGACGTCTGGTTCGCGCCGATGGAAGAGATCGCCAGCCATGCGAAATCCGGGGCGTCGACATTGCGCCGGGAACGGATCGGGATGGAGGGGTAA
- a CDS encoding ABC transporter permease — MSARPTPFLQLRKPVSRRQKLLSALAIWVLFFGIWIVASASGLVNPLLVPAPQQVFATTFDLFFSRAFGGDVLISISRVLIAFALASAVAVPLGVMMGSFPAIEAFFAPFVSAWRYLPAPSFIPILLMWFGTGEAPKLALLFLGVIFFLITLIMDHTKNVREELVETALTLGAPRHKVVARVIFPAVLPDIVTAMRQMLAMTWTYLVIAEIVASTTGIGAMMMRARRFLNTDEILSGIVVIGVLGLLFDLTFSALHRWAFPYLRKA; from the coding sequence TTGAGCGCCCGACCCACCCCCTTTCTCCAGCTGCGCAAGCCCGTGAGCCGCCGTCAAAAGCTGCTTTCCGCGCTCGCCATCTGGGTGCTGTTCTTCGGCATCTGGATCGTCGCCTCGGCCAGCGGCTTGGTGAACCCGCTTCTCGTCCCTGCCCCGCAGCAGGTCTTCGCGACCACGTTCGATCTGTTCTTCAGCCGTGCCTTCGGCGGAGACGTCCTGATCTCCATCAGCCGCGTGTTGATCGCCTTCGCGCTGGCCAGCGCCGTGGCGGTGCCGCTGGGCGTGATGATGGGGTCATTCCCTGCGATCGAGGCCTTCTTCGCCCCCTTCGTCTCGGCCTGGCGCTACCTCCCCGCGCCGTCTTTCATCCCGATCCTGCTGATGTGGTTCGGGACCGGCGAGGCGCCGAAACTGGCGCTGCTGTTCCTCGGCGTGATCTTCTTCCTGATCACCCTGATCATGGATCACACCAAGAATGTGCGCGAGGAACTGGTCGAGACCGCCCTGACGCTGGGCGCACCGCGCCACAAGGTCGTGGCCCGGGTGATCTTCCCCGCCGTGCTGCCCGATATCGTGACCGCGATGCGCCAGATGCTGGCGATGACCTGGACCTATCTGGTGATTGCCGAGATCGTCGCCTCCACCACCGGTATCGGTGCGATGATGATGCGCGCGCGGCGCTTCCTGAACACCGATGAGATCCTGTCGGGGATCGTCGTGATCGGGGTGCTGGGGCTGCTCTTCGACCTCACTTTCTCCGCCCTGCACCGCTGGGCCTTCCCCTATCTGAGAAAGGCGTGA
- a CDS encoding CBS domain-containing protein, protein MKISDAMHKPAAWVDADTPVKEIADQMGKDDIGAVPIGKDDKLIGMITDRDLALRVVAQGLDPAKTRAEEVMTPGIVYCRTDETVEDAVHLMDQRKIRRLPVLDDEKRLVGMLSLGDVAHGTSLELVGEMTRAVANHHR, encoded by the coding sequence ATGAAGATCAGTGACGCGATGCACAAGCCAGCCGCATGGGTCGATGCCGATACCCCTGTGAAGGAGATCGCGGACCAGATGGGCAAGGACGATATCGGCGCGGTCCCGATCGGCAAGGATGACAAGCTCATCGGGATGATCACCGATCGCGACCTTGCCCTGCGGGTGGTGGCGCAAGGGCTCGACCCGGCCAAGACCCGCGCCGAGGAGGTGATGACGCCGGGGATCGTCTATTGCCGCACCGATGAGACGGTGGAAGATGCGGTGCATCTGATGGATCAGCGCAAGATCCGCCGCCTGCCGGTTCTCGACGACGAGAAACGGCTGGTCGGGATGCTCAGCCTCGGGGACGTGGCCCACGGAACCTCGCTCGAACTCGTGGGAGAGATGACGCGCGCCGTCGCCAATCACCACCGGTGA
- a CDS encoding Crp/Fnr family transcriptional regulator produces MFNSQGIRPEYDAKCEDCVARQTGLCSAFDGGALLDFAHRSYRENYHQGAEIAAQGEVAERVGIVSSGLVKVVVLTEGGDEYVLQILRAGHLIGDPDREVNGFSSEAATDTAICWMPRSTWHGFLQTHPQIFRGCLSALNRQFEELQLSVVKMRGRSTVQRLALWLIEQLPGAPEDSTPEIRIVLTRRDLASLLDMTVETLCRALHQIEERGAIRLLAPDHLEVRDLGRLRRLAKYQNERIGAALAQPDPAPRLSERDGWSGGAKASGTRASRWQTDEQTPVATTTRAVSGRN; encoded by the coding sequence ATGTTTAATTCACAGGGTATTCGACCGGAATACGACGCGAAATGCGAGGATTGCGTTGCGCGCCAGACCGGGCTTTGCAGCGCTTTCGACGGCGGGGCGCTCCTTGATTTTGCACATCGAAGCTATCGCGAAAACTATCACCAAGGGGCCGAGATCGCGGCTCAGGGCGAGGTGGCGGAGCGGGTCGGGATCGTCTCCTCGGGGCTGGTCAAGGTCGTCGTGCTGACCGAGGGCGGCGACGAATACGTGCTGCAGATCCTGCGCGCGGGCCATCTGATCGGCGACCCCGACCGCGAGGTGAACGGGTTCTCGAGCGAGGCCGCCACCGACACCGCGATCTGCTGGATGCCACGCTCGACATGGCACGGTTTCCTGCAAACGCATCCGCAGATTTTCCGGGGCTGCCTGTCGGCGCTGAACCGTCAGTTCGAGGAGCTGCAGTTGAGCGTCGTGAAGATGCGCGGGCGCAGCACCGTACAGCGGCTCGCGCTTTGGCTGATCGAACAGCTCCCCGGTGCGCCCGAGGACAGCACGCCGGAAATCCGCATCGTACTGACCCGGCGCGATCTCGCCTCGCTGTTGGACATGACGGTGGAGACCCTGTGCCGCGCGCTGCACCAGATCGAGGAGCGCGGCGCGATCCGCCTGCTTGCGCCCGATCATCTCGAGGTCAGGGATCTCGGTCGGCTGCGGCGGCTTGCAAAATACCAGAACGAGCGGATCGGTGCGGCCCTCGCCCAGCCCGATCCCGCGCCGCGCCTGTCCGAGCGCGACGGGTGGTCCGGGGGCGCGAAAGCCTCCGGCACGCGCGCGTCGCGCTGGCAAACCGACGAGCAAACGCCCGTCGCCACCACAACGCGCGCCGTATCAGGCCGGAATTGA
- the speB gene encoding agmatinase, translated as MSSDPLFHPVSGFDLPRFAGVPTFMRLPHVELDDPRLKDVQVGFIGSPWDSGTTNRPGPRHGPRQLRDLSTMIRAQNGATGVRPFEMVNCADLGDVAPNPADIQDAMDRITRFFETVRAQGIRPITAGGDHLNSLPILRALGTPEPLGMVHFDSHTDLFHSYFGGNMYTHGTPFRRAIEEGLLDPKRVVQIGIRGSTYDSEDRDFADSVGVRVIPIEEFHARGVEDVMAEAREIVGTKPTYLSYDIDFIDPAFAPGTGTPEVGGPNSYQALQVIRLLDGVEIVGADLVEVSPPFDPSGATAFLGVSVMFEILCQMAVRMTRG; from the coding sequence ATGTCCAGCGATCCCCTTTTCCACCCGGTTTCCGGCTTCGATCTGCCGCGCTTCGCAGGCGTGCCGACCTTCATGCGCCTGCCGCATGTCGAACTCGACGACCCGCGCCTGAAGGATGTGCAGGTCGGGTTCATCGGCAGCCCCTGGGATTCCGGCACCACCAACCGTCCCGGCCCGCGCCACGGGCCGCGCCAGCTGCGCGATCTCTCGACGATGATCCGGGCGCAGAACGGTGCGACCGGCGTGCGCCCCTTCGAGATGGTCAATTGTGCCGATCTCGGCGACGTGGCCCCCAACCCCGCCGACATTCAGGATGCGATGGACCGGATCACCCGATTCTTCGAGACCGTCCGCGCCCAAGGAATCCGCCCGATCACCGCAGGCGGCGACCACCTCAACTCGCTGCCGATCCTGCGCGCGCTGGGCACGCCCGAGCCGCTCGGCATGGTGCATTTCGACAGCCATACCGACCTGTTCCACAGCTATTTCGGCGGCAATATGTATACCCACGGCACGCCGTTCCGCCGCGCCATCGAAGAGGGTCTCCTGGACCCGAAACGCGTGGTGCAGATCGGCATTCGCGGCTCGACCTATGACAGCGAGGACCGCGATTTCGCCGATAGCGTGGGCGTGCGCGTGATCCCGATCGAGGAATTCCACGCTCGCGGCGTCGAGGATGTGATGGCCGAGGCGCGCGAGATCGTCGGCACCAAGCCCACCTATCTCTCCTACGATATCGACTTCATCGACCCGGCCTTCGCCCCCGGCACCGGCACGCCCGAAGTGGGCGGCCCGAATTCCTATCAGGCGCTGCAGGTGATCCGCCTGCTCGACGGGGTGGAAATCGTCGGCGCCGATCTGGTCGAGGTCTCCCCGCCCTTCGACCCGTCCGGTGCGACCGCCTTCCTCGGCGTCTCGGTGATGTTCGAGATCCTGTGCCAGATGGCGGTGCGCATGACGCGCGGGTGA
- a CDS encoding SDR family NAD(P)-dependent oxidoreductase: MSLQGKVALVTGGSRGIGRAIALALAEQGAKVAFCHPDDAQAHDTLAELQKLTEAESLPADVSDEAQIEGMFDAVMSRFGRLDILVNNAGILREGPIAETKIDEFDRVIAVNLRGTFLASRAFVRRTEEGRIINIASDLGILGREEMSAYTASKGAIIALTRTLARELAPKILVNAIAPGSIETDMTSPASMSPEQLAIDMATPLARFGQPEDIAAMACYLAGPQSNFITGQCFGVNGGSVMT, from the coding sequence ATGAGCCTTCAGGGAAAAGTCGCACTGGTCACCGGCGGCTCGCGCGGGATCGGGCGCGCCATCGCGCTGGCGCTGGCCGAACAGGGCGCGAAAGTCGCCTTCTGCCATCCCGACGACGCGCAGGCGCACGACACGCTGGCCGAGCTTCAAAAGCTGACCGAGGCGGAATCCCTGCCCGCCGATGTCTCCGACGAGGCGCAGATCGAGGGGATGTTCGACGCCGTCATGTCCCGGTTCGGGCGGCTCGACATCCTCGTGAACAACGCGGGCATCCTGCGCGAAGGGCCGATTGCCGAGACGAAGATCGACGAATTCGACCGCGTGATCGCGGTCAACCTGCGCGGCACGTTCCTTGCGTCGCGCGCCTTCGTGCGCCGTACCGAGGAAGGCCGTATCATCAATATCGCGAGCGATCTGGGCATTCTCGGGCGCGAGGAAATGTCTGCCTACACCGCCTCGAAAGGCGCGATCATCGCGCTGACCCGGACGCTGGCGCGCGAGCTGGCGCCGAAGATCCTCGTCAACGCCATCGCGCCGGGCTCGATCGAGACCGATATGACGAGCCCCGCCTCGATGAGCCCCGAACAGCTGGCAATCGACATGGCGACGCCGCTCGCCCGGTTCGGCCAGCCCGAGGATATCGCCGCGATGGCCTGCTATCTCGCGGGCCCGCAGAGCAATTTCATCACCGGTCAATGCTTCGGCGTGAACGGTGGCAGTGTCATGACCTGA
- a CDS encoding TetR/AcrR family transcriptional regulator, with the protein MSNLRAQQKQDRRNRIVTSAKELFREKGYDKTTIEAIAVAAGVSGVTVHNYYGTKAGVLLALVIESDKQLLERLDSTLPGPEAELVELTVAFAHEIMVHAMQTLEKDIWRQVIAAVTIEAGTQLSKAYFKLDEQLASVLVRRIEAMQRDGRLSADLNPLHLGRALFQLQNARFIQFISTDAARRDEIETWLRNDLVALFSVMLPVPADPS; encoded by the coding sequence GTGAGCAACCTGCGCGCCCAACAAAAACAAGACCGTCGCAACCGCATCGTCACATCGGCCAAAGAGCTTTTTCGCGAGAAGGGCTATGACAAGACGACGATCGAGGCGATCGCGGTGGCGGCCGGCGTCTCGGGCGTAACGGTCCATAACTACTACGGAACCAAGGCCGGGGTGCTGCTCGCGCTGGTGATCGAAAGCGACAAACAGCTGCTGGAACGGCTCGATTCGACGCTGCCCGGGCCGGAGGCCGAGCTCGTCGAGCTGACGGTGGCCTTCGCGCACGAGATCATGGTTCACGCGATGCAGACGCTGGAGAAAGACATCTGGCGTCAGGTCATCGCGGCAGTGACGATCGAGGCGGGAACACAGCTTTCCAAGGCCTATTTCAAGCTCGACGAACAGCTTGCCTCGGTGCTGGTGCGCCGGATCGAGGCGATGCAGCGGGACGGGCGGCTCAGTGCCGATCTGAACCCGCTCCATCTGGGCCGGGCGCTGTTCCAGCTGCAAAACGCCCGTTTCATCCAGTTCATTTCCACCGACGCCGCGCGCCGGGACGAGATCGAGACCTGGCTGCGCAACGATCTCGTGGCGCTGTTCTCGGTGATGCTCCCGGTGCCCGCCGATCCTTCCTGA
- a CDS encoding acyltransferase family protein, which translates to MRALAVISVVITHAFPRLWPAGFIGVDIFFVISGYLISTILMRDLAEGRYSIARFYQRRILRIFPALIVVLAAIFAIGWYLQLKGEFASLLKHILASIFFSENLLLWSEASYFDISSVFKPTLHFWSLAVEEQFYIVWPLLLAFVWRGRGSLPLVLAGLTLASFVYGLFETYRNPTAAYYSPFARGWELLIGAGLAYLKRHHAALTARHTHLQSLIGAGLIAVAFIFMEDGSPFPGWWALFPVLGAALLISAGSEGMVNKYLLSLRIPVWIGVISYPLYLWHWVFLSYMHITFRHVYFKMGLVAIVLSLIAAWATFRFVELPIRRKGRDRDKTLALGVAMGGLAGLVLLAALIPLPPRFRIDLPMPDKTEWSFLLSKVDAPKPNETDIYQLGPESAQEVLFIGDSHVAQYATRIEKLVSAGDEPIGATLAIGSGCAPIPEIKTDDPNRAPCRDNTVNAWRLASLPRYHTVVIGGAWNFYAGSPAFYVERADARVPLVEAPGRRAALSRLAESVRELSAAGKSVFVLLDNPRLQDFTNIAPEMRLGWGPVSDARALLREQPIPAKDKALTEEMKNVLAKSQAVVIDPAFAFCSEDHCRVREPDLTTVYKDNNHFNPDWVAQHARFLDSIFAK; encoded by the coding sequence TTGCGCGCTCTCGCAGTCATCTCAGTCGTGATCACGCATGCCTTCCCGAGACTCTGGCCTGCGGGGTTCATCGGGGTCGATATCTTCTTCGTCATTTCCGGCTATCTGATTTCGACGATCCTGATGCGCGATCTCGCCGAGGGGCGCTATTCGATCGCGCGTTTCTACCAAAGGCGCATCCTGCGGATTTTCCCGGCGCTGATCGTGGTGCTTGCCGCGATCTTCGCGATCGGCTGGTATCTTCAATTGAAAGGCGAGTTCGCCTCGCTCCTGAAACACATCCTCGCGTCGATCTTCTTCTCCGAAAACCTGCTGCTCTGGAGCGAGGCGAGCTATTTCGACATCTCCTCCGTCTTCAAGCCGACGCTGCATTTCTGGAGCCTCGCGGTCGAAGAGCAATTCTACATTGTCTGGCCGCTGCTGCTCGCTTTCGTCTGGCGCGGGCGCGGGAGCCTGCCGCTCGTTCTGGCAGGGCTGACGCTCGCCTCTTTCGTCTATGGACTGTTCGAAACCTACCGCAATCCGACCGCCGCCTATTACTCGCCCTTCGCGCGCGGCTGGGAGCTGCTGATCGGCGCGGGTCTCGCCTATCTCAAGCGTCATCACGCCGCCCTCACCGCACGTCACACTCATCTGCAATCGCTGATCGGGGCGGGGCTGATCGCGGTGGCCTTCATCTTCATGGAAGACGGCAGCCCGTTCCCCGGATGGTGGGCGCTGTTCCCGGTACTGGGCGCGGCCTTACTGATCTCTGCCGGCAGCGAAGGGATGGTCAACAAATACCTGCTCTCGCTCAGGATTCCGGTCTGGATCGGGGTGATCAGCTATCCGCTCTATCTCTGGCACTGGGTATTTCTGAGCTACATGCACATCACCTTCCGCCATGTCTATTTCAAGATGGGTCTGGTCGCGATCGTGCTGTCGCTGATCGCGGCCTGGGCCACCTTCCGCTTCGTGGAATTGCCGATCCGGCGCAAAGGGCGTGACCGGGATAAAACGCTGGCGCTGGGCGTCGCGATGGGTGGCTTGGCGGGGCTTGTGTTGCTCGCCGCGCTCATACCCCTGCCCCCACGGTTTCGGATCGACCTGCCGATGCCCGACAAGACCGAATGGTCCTTTCTGCTGAGCAAGGTCGACGCGCCCAAACCGAACGAGACCGACATCTATCAACTTGGCCCCGAGAGCGCGCAGGAGGTTCTGTTCATCGGCGACTCGCATGTCGCGCAATATGCGACGCGGATCGAGAAGCTCGTCTCCGCGGGCGATGAGCCAATCGGCGCAACGCTCGCGATCGGGAGCGGCTGCGCCCCGATCCCCGAAATCAAGACCGATGACCCGAACCGGGCTCCGTGTCGTGACAACACGGTCAATGCTTGGCGACTCGCGAGTCTGCCGCGCTATCACACCGTGGTCATTGGCGGCGCTTGGAATTTCTACGCCGGAAGCCCGGCCTTCTATGTCGAGCGCGCCGACGCGCGCGTCCCGCTCGTCGAAGCACCGGGGCGCCGCGCCGCTTTGTCACGCCTCGCTGAATCTGTTCGCGAACTCAGCGCGGCCGGAAAGAGTGTATTCGTCCTTCTCGACAACCCGCGCCTCCAGGATTTCACCAATATCGCGCCGGAGATGCGTCTTGGATGGGGGCCGGTGTCGGATGCGCGCGCCTTGCTACGCGAGCAACCGATCCCCGCGAAAGACAAGGCGCTGACGGAAGAAATGAAAAACGTTTTGGCAAAGTCCCAAGCGGTTGTGATCGATCCGGCATTTGCCTTTTGCTCCGAGGACCACTGCCGTGTCCGCGAGCCGGATTTGACGACCGTCTATAAAGATAACAACCATTTCAACCCGGATTGGGTGGCGCAACACGCGCGCTTCCTCGATTCGATCTTCGCGAAATAG
- a CDS encoding cytochrome c, with protein MTQYRPFLLALCLIGAAGPLAAQDAMTSDEMGAQLYADNCAACHGMSGQGDGPLADAFIQDIPSLTGLAAANDGEFPLLNVIQILDGRTEVRGHGGPMPVFGALFRNELEPMVGRFGTEALIRGRMLAIAEHVGTLQQ; from the coding sequence ATGACACAGTATCGACCTTTCCTGCTCGCCCTTTGCCTGATCGGTGCGGCGGGGCCGCTCGCGGCGCAGGACGCCATGACATCCGACGAGATGGGCGCACAGCTTTACGCGGACAATTGCGCCGCATGTCACGGCATGAGCGGGCAGGGCGATGGCCCGCTCGCGGATGCGTTCATTCAGGACATTCCTTCGCTCACCGGGTTGGCGGCGGCCAATGACGGGGAGTTCCCGTTGCTGAACGTGATCCAAATCCTCGACGGGCGGACGGAAGTGCGTGGGCATGGCGGGCCGATGCCGGTCTTCGGCGCGCTTTTCCGCAACGAGCTGGAGCCGATGGTCGGGCGGTTCGGCACCGAGGCGCTGATCCGCGGGCGGATGCTGGCCATCGCGGAGCATGTCGGAACCTTGCAGCAATGA
- a CDS encoding ABC transporter substrate-binding protein, translating to MRSVLKLAAASAVALSAGSLSAAAAETVNVGVCVSWPGYAMLEVAKEKNLIPDYDLNITIFEDPLGGHAALAAGQLDVYGCTADYTPLVVDRGTDVVNVAQLNPSYGVDHVILAPDTEPADLPGKKVSAPQAYIGQLLMGIWLDSEGITPDQVEWVNLNADEAVGPMMSGDLSAAYMYEPWISKVLEAKPGARSIVNTADPEMLKTGIFMDALYMNKNFIANDREAALAVLKARWEGLAYWNQHTEETNKLLASFLQWPEEDIGYVIGTNGKSFEGGIYMMDFDESARLCGVLDGEGPLGMANGSMVDSIAMTNDWWIKLGLMENKIDASKGIDCSLMGDLVEAGYRQSLSAH from the coding sequence ATGCGCTCCGTACTCAAACTCGCCGCCGCCTCCGCGGTCGCCCTCTCCGCGGGCAGCCTCTCCGCTGCCGCCGCTGAAACCGTCAATGTCGGGGTCTGCGTCTCCTGGCCGGGCTATGCCATGCTCGAAGTCGCCAAGGAAAAGAACCTGATCCCCGATTACGACCTGAACATCACGATCTTCGAGGATCCGCTGGGCGGTCATGCCGCCCTCGCCGCGGGTCAGCTCGACGTCTATGGCTGCACCGCCGATTACACGCCGCTGGTCGTGGATCGCGGCACCGATGTGGTGAACGTGGCCCAGCTCAACCCCTCCTACGGGGTCGATCACGTCATTCTCGCGCCCGACACCGAGCCCGCCGACCTGCCCGGCAAGAAGGTCTCGGCCCCGCAGGCCTATATTGGTCAGCTGCTGATGGGGATCTGGCTCGATTCCGAGGGCATCACCCCCGATCAGGTCGAGTGGGTGAACCTGAATGCCGATGAAGCCGTCGGTCCGATGATGTCGGGCGATCTGTCGGCTGCCTACATGTACGAGCCGTGGATCTCCAAGGTCCTCGAAGCCAAGCCCGGCGCGCGGTCCATCGTGAACACCGCCGATCCGGAGATGCTGAAGACCGGGATCTTCATGGACGCGCTTTACATGAACAAGAACTTCATCGCCAATGACCGCGAGGCGGCGCTGGCCGTGCTGAAAGCGCGTTGGGAAGGGCTGGCCTACTGGAACCAGCACACCGAGGAGACCAACAAGTTGCTCGCCTCCTTCCTGCAGTGGCCCGAGGAAGACATCGGCTACGTCATCGGGACCAACGGCAAGTCCTTCGAGGGCGGCATCTACATGATGGACTTCGACGAATCCGCCCGCCTGTGCGGCGTGCTCGACGGCGAAGGCCCGCTCGGGATGGCGAACGGTTCGATGGTCGACTCGATCGCGATGACCAATGACTGGTGGATCAAGCTCGGTCTGATGGAAAACAAGATCGACGCGTCGAAAGGCATCGACTGCTCGCTGATGGGCGATCTGGTCGAAGCCGGTTACCGTCAGAGCCTGAGCGCTCACTAA
- a CDS encoding ABC transporter ATP-binding protein, with protein sequence MSAETALEIREISKEFELSGGRKLVAVEGAGFTVERNSICVLLGPSGCGKSTILRMIAGLETPSGGEIVIGGRRVEGPGRDRGMVFQAYTSFDWLTVRKNVEFGMQINGVPAAERRERAERFINLVGLGKFAEAYPSQLSGGMRQRVAIARTLANDPEVLLMDEPFGALDAETRWLMQELMIDVAEKTNTTMVIVTHDLEEAIFLADKIVFLSSHPGRVKEVIVPEFKQGARIADKERAVKLDGYSDLEAHLMRLMREEGRGKE encoded by the coding sequence ATGAGTGCCGAAACCGCATTGGAAATCCGCGAGATCTCGAAGGAATTCGAGCTCTCGGGCGGGCGCAAGCTGGTCGCCGTCGAAGGCGCGGGATTCACCGTCGAACGCAACTCCATCTGTGTCCTGCTCGGCCCGTCGGGCTGCGGGAAGTCAACGATCCTGCGCATGATCGCAGGGCTCGAGACCCCGAGCGGCGGCGAGATCGTCATCGGCGGCCGCCGCGTCGAGGGACCGGGCCGCGACCGGGGCATGGTCTTTCAGGCCTATACCTCCTTCGACTGGCTGACGGTGCGCAAGAATGTCGAGTTCGGGATGCAGATCAACGGCGTCCCGGCCGCCGAGCGCCGCGAACGCGCGGAACGCTTCATCAATCTCGTGGGGCTCGGGAAATTTGCCGAGGCCTACCCTTCGCAGCTCTCGGGCGGGATGCGTCAGCGCGTGGCGATCGCGCGCACGCTGGCCAACGACCCGGAAGTGCTGCTGATGGACGAGCCCTTCGGCGCGCTCGATGCCGAGACCCGCTGGCTGATGCAGGAACTGATGATCGACGTCGCCGAGAAGACCAACACGACGATGGTGATCGTCACCCACGATCTCGAGGAGGCGATCTTCCTCGCCGACAAGATCGTTTTTCTCTCGAGCCATCCGGGCCGCGTGAAAGAGGTGATCGTGCCCGAATTCAAGCAAGGCGCACGCATCGCCGACAAGGAAAGGGCCGTGAAACTCGACGGCTACTCCGATCTGGAGGCCCATCTGATGCGGCTGATGCGAGAGGAAGGACGCGGCAAGGAATGA
- a CDS encoding SDR family NAD(P)-dependent oxidoreductase, which produces MSVTFDFTGKTVLVTGASSGIGYGIAEGFARAGADLIILSETETIYEAAESLPGKVRAIRCDIADAAMVTEALADIERVDVLVNNAGLERPTPLNGANPLGNTTFERIVAINITGTQNVTDALISRIPEGGRILNTASIWARTAVPGFSAYVASKHALLGLTRTWAQELGPRGIRVNAICPGWVKTGPAANSLRELAESSGRSEAEVEAEIMAAQAIDGLMVPADMADPYMFLASEAGANITGQALNVDRGEVMS; this is translated from the coding sequence ATGAGCGTGACATTCGACTTCACCGGCAAGACCGTTCTGGTCACCGGCGCTTCGAGCGGGATCGGCTATGGCATTGCCGAAGGCTTCGCGCGCGCGGGCGCCGACCTGATCATCCTGTCCGAGACCGAGACTATCTATGAGGCTGCCGAAAGCCTGCCCGGCAAGGTCCGCGCAATCCGCTGTGATATCGCAGACGCCGCGATGGTGACCGAGGCGCTGGCCGATATCGAACGCGTCGATGTGCTGGTGAACAATGCAGGCCTCGAACGCCCCACCCCGCTCAACGGTGCGAACCCTTTGGGAAACACGACCTTCGAGCGGATCGTGGCGATCAACATCACCGGCACGCAGAACGTGACCGACGCGCTGATCTCGCGCATCCCCGAAGGCGGGCGCATCCTGAACACGGCCTCAATCTGGGCGCGCACCGCCGTGCCGGGCTTCTCGGCCTATGTCGCAAGCAAACACGCGCTTCTGGGCCTGACCCGGACATGGGCGCAGGAACTGGGCCCTCGCGGCATCCGCGTCAACGCGATCTGCCCGGGCTGGGTGAAAACCGGCCCCGCCGCGAATTCGCTGCGGGAACTGGCGGAATCGAGCGGCCGCAGCGAGGCCGAGGTCGAAGCCGAGATCATGGCCGCGCAAGCGATCGACGGGCTGATGGTGCCCGCCGATATGGCCGATCCCTACATGTTCCTCGCGTCCGAGGCCGGCGCGAATATCACCGGTCAGGCGCTCAACGTCGACCGCGGCGAGGTAATGTCATGA